In Chryseobacterium salivictor, the DNA window TTTGATGTTGTGATCAGGCGGATGTAAAAATAAGACGGTATGTTTTCAAAGCTGGGCAGTCTTGTGTAATTTGTGAGGGGGTTTTTGGTTTAAATTAGAAAAGAATCCAATATTTTTTAAAACGGATTGAGGGATTGAGCAATTGAATTCAGATTTTTGTTGAGCGGAAAGACTTTATTATAAGGAGTTTAGTGGATCAAAATTGGACAAAGTAATTATTAACAATAATTTAATAAACCATCGATATAATTATGATAAATAAAAAACGTATCTTTGCAGCCAATTTATAGACGATCTTTTACATGAATTTATTTACGGAGACCAATTTAAGCCCTGAAATCTTGAAGGCAATTGGCGAAATGGGCTTTATTAGCCCAACAGAAATCCAAAAACAGACTATTCCTTTTATCTCTACAGATACACGCGATCTAATCGCACTTGCGCAGACGGGAACAGGCAAAACAGCAGCGTTTACGCTTCCGATTTTGGATATGATTGACGACGGGAGTCGCAAAATCCAATTATTGGTGCTTTGTCCAACCAGAGAACTTTGTTTGCAGATTACCAAAGACATTATTAATTATTCGAAATACATGCGGAACATCAAAACTACAGCAGTTTATGGTGGAAGCAGTATCAGTGATCAAATCAGATCGCTACGGGACAAACCACAGATTATTGTGGGGACGCCAGGTAGGGTGATTGACCTGATCAACAGAAAAGCCCTTGATTTCTCTGAAATCCAGTGGTTGGTGCTTGATGAAGCTGATGAAATGTTATCAATGGGTTTCAAAGATGACTTGGCAACTATTTTGAACGAAACACCGGAAACCAAACAGACTTTCTTATTCTCGGCAACGATGAATAGAGAGGTGGAAAGAATTTCTAAAAACTATTTAACGAATCCTCACCGAATTGTGGTGGGCTCTTTAAATGAGGTTAAGAAAAATATCAAACACGAATATTACGTGGTAGGGTACAGAAATAAAAAAGAAGCTTTGAAAAGACTGATCGATGCAAATCCAAATCAGTATTCGATTCTTTTCTGCAGAACCCGTATGGAAACTCAGGAAGTCGCTGACTTCTTGATGCAGAACGGTTACGCGGCAGATGCACTTCACGGTGATTTATCTCAGGCGCAACGGGATACGGTGATGAAAAAATTCCGTTTGAAAAACATCGATATCCTGGTTGCAACCGATGTAGCCGCGAGAGGATTAGATGTAGACTCACTGACCCACGTGATTCACTTCTCTTTACCTGATGATCCTGAAGTATTTGTTCACCGTAGCGGTAGAACAGGTCGTGCCGGAAAAGACGGTATTTCAATTGCATTGATTAAACCGGAGGAATCCAGAAAGTTAAAGCAGATCAAACAATCTACCAAGATTGAAATTATTGAGAAGAAAATTCCGACCGGTAAAAAAATTATCGAAGCACAGGTTGCCGGCGTATTTGAAAAATTATTTACAGAACACGAAAATCTAGTTGAATTCGACAATGAATTGATTCCGGATTTATCAGCCTTTACCAAAGAAGAACTGGTACACCAGTTATTGCAGTTGCAGTTGAGAGACATGGCGCTTTATTATAAAGATAAAGACGATTTGGTGGATCAGAAATTCAACAGCGATGACCGTGGCGGTGACCGTGGTAGAGATCGCGGCAGAGACCGTGACGGAAGAGGCCGAGACCGTGACAGAGGAGACAGAAGAGATAGCGGAAACCGTTTCAGCAATAACCGTGATGGAGGAAGCAGAGATGGTGGAAACCGCGATTCCAGAGATAGAGACGGAGGAAACAGAGGCGAGTCCCGAGACAGAAAACCGAGAAGAAACGATGGAGATATGGTAAGGTTTTTCTTTAACTTAGGAAAACGGGACAACCTGAAAAAAATTGACATGCTTGAAATCATCAACAAGTCAACTGAAAAATCAAGAAAAAGACCAGATATTGGTAATATCGAAATCTTGGAAAAATTCTCTTTCTTTGAAGTAGAAAAATCATTTAAAGACGAAGTTCTTAAAGGATTAGAAACTCAGAAGTTTAAAGGAAAAGATATGAGAGCAGAAGAATCTAACTAATTTTTCTTTCTTATTCAATACAAAACAGTTTCATTATCATTAATGGGACTGTTTTTTTTTTGATTAACGTTTGTGGCCTGTTGATTGATGGAGTTGCTTTCTTTTGTTAGGAACTATTTCACAATGTTAATAAAGATTAATATTAAAATGAAAAACTTATCAGTCTTTTTCGGAAATTTGCAGCACTAATTATTAAATGAATTATAATGGGAATCGGAAATATTTTTAAAATGTTCCAGCCGAAAGACAAAGTGTTTTTTGTACTGTTTGAAAAAGTTGCTGAAGAACTGGTAGCGATGTCAAAAGAATTTCACGAAAGTTTACTCGATTTTGATATCAATGATGATACCATGTTGCAGCACATGAGTGATTACGAACACCGGATGGATGATCTCACTCATGAGATTTTCGTGCAGCTGGGAGAAAATTTTATCACTCCCTTTGACAGAGAAGACATCAGTCATTTGGCCAGTGGTTTAGATGATATTGCTGACTTTATGTATGCTTCTGCTAAATATATTTATTTATACAAAGCACCACTGGATCCTGCTTACACCGAGTTTACACTGTTGATTTACAAATCATGTCTCGAAGTTCAGCTTGCCCTTAAAAACCTGAACGATTTCAAAGATCCGAAAGCCGTTAAAGAATCCTGTATTAAAATTAACTCTTTCGAGAATATTGCCGATGACGTTTTAAGCCAGGCGATCGTAAAATTGTTTGAGACCAACGATGCATTATTGATTATTAAAGTAAAATCAGTTTTGGAATATCTGGAAACAGTGACTGACAAAGCAGAAGATGTAGCCAACACGATTGACAGTATTTTGATTAAATACGCCTAATCTATTCCCTAATTTACTATAAACAAAAGAATGGATTTACCGATTCTACTCATCATCATCATTGCATTAGCACTGATTTTTGACTATATCAACGGATTTCATGATGCCGCGAACTCTATCGCGACCATCGTTTCAACAAAAGTTTTAACTCCTTTCCAGGCAGTTCTTTGGGCTGCCGTCTGGAATTTTGCAGCCTTTTTCCTTGCTGCCTATGTAATCGGCGAATTTAAGATCGGGAATACCATCGCCAAATCAGTGAATACCGATTTCATTAATCTGGAAGTCATCTTTGCCGGTTTGGTTGCAGCGATCGCCTGGAATTTATTGACCTGGTGGTTTGGGATTCCTTCTTCATCATCGCATACCCTGATCGGTGGATTTTTAGGAGCAGCTTTAATGCATGCTTTGGTGACTGACTATCATCTTATCGCGTTGGCACAGCCCAACCTGGATGTCTTTGATAAGCTGATTCTATCCTTTAAGCAACTCTTTACACAAGACATTGTCAGGTATGATAAAGTGATTCCGATCTTTTTATTCATTTTCTTGGCGCCATTGATAGGTTCTGCGATATCCATTTTGATCACCCTGTTTATCGTCAATGTCTCCAAAAGATCCAGTCCCCGTAAAGCGGATAATGTCTTCAAGAAACTACAGTTGGTTTCTTCCGCCTTATTCAGTTTAGGACATGGTACGAACGATGCACAGAAAGTAATGGGAATTATCGGAGCAGCCGTTATTTTTCATCACACGCATACCTTACAGGATCCTGTTTACCTGGCTTTAGACAGTACCCACCAGTTCAACTATTTTGTAGAACATTATTTCTGGGTTCCTTTTACTTCATTTTTAATGATTGCTTTAGGAACAATGAGTGGGGGTTGGAAGATTGTAAAAACCATGGGTACCCGAATTACGAAAGTAACGCCCCTGGAAGGAGTTGCCGCTGAAACGGCCGGAGCAATAACGCTTTTCATTTCAGAACATTTCGGGATTCCGGTTTCTACCACGCACACCATTACCGGTGCGATTATCGGGGTAGGCGTTACCAAAAGGGTTTCTGCAGTTCGCTGGGGAATCACGGTAAGTTTGCTTTGGGCCTGGATTTTAACCATTCCAATTTCAGCCTTCGTGGCAGGACTTACGTACCTGATCGTGGTCTTTTTAAAATAATCAGGACTTTTTATAAAATTAGAGCCATTTCGAAAGAGATGGCTTTTTTTGTGGAACAAGTCGATAACAACGCAGTGATGGAGTGATTGGGTGATTGGTTTTTTGAGTGAGTGATAAATATTAAAGTTTGCAGATGATTTCGAATAATTGAAAATCAGCCAATTGTATTTCTTTAACAAACGAAGAGTCTTTGTCTCTCTTTAGTTGAATGTAGTTTTTAGTTCATTTAATTTAATCTTGCGATGCAAGACAAAGTTTAAAATGTTTTATTGTGTTTATCTTTTTGTACCGCATGTAACTTTTTAATAGGGTGACCTGGACAATTGACACCATGTCCTGAAAAATAGGAATAATTCCGTAATTTTGCCGTATGAATCAAGATACGATCTGTGCGATTGCGACCGCAAATGGAGTAGGCGCTTTGGGAATTATCCGCCTTTCCGGAGGGGAAGCCGTGAAAATTGCGCAAAAAACTTTTAAAGGAAAAAATCTGGAAGAAGTACCGTCGCATACGGTGCATTACGGCTATATAGTGGATGGAAATAGCCAGGAGGCAAAAGGAAAGAACAAAGATGAAAGAACAAAGATAATAGAGGACAGACCGGAGACGGAAGATGTTGAGCAATTCACCATTCAGAATGAATCGTCCGTCACCCAATACCCGACATCCAGCGATACCGAAGAAATTATCGATGAAGTGATGGTTTCTGTTTTCCGCGCACCCAAAACCTTTACGATGGAAGATGTGGTGGAAATATCTTTTCACGGCTCGCCGCATATTGCAAAGAAAATTCTGGAAGTTTTGGTAAAACACGGCGCCAGGTTGGCGAAAGCAGGTGAGTTTACCATGCGGGCTTTTATGAACGGCAGAATCGATTTGGCACAGGCTGAATCCATCGCTGATCTGATCGCGTCGGAAAATGAAGCCTCGCGGAAAGTGGCTTTGAATCAGCTTAAAGGAGGAATTACAAGTGAGATCTCCATCTTGAGAAATGACTTGCTGAATTTTACTTCGCTCATCGAACTGGAACTGGATTTCGGGGAAGAAGATGTAGAATTTGCAGACCGTACCGCCATGAATAAACTGCTGCAGAATCTTCGGCATAAACTGGGCGCTTTAATTGAAAGTTTCCAGTACGGAAATGCGCTGAAAAATGGAGTAGAAGTGGCCATCATCGGGAAACCGAATGCGGGAAAATCCACACTTTTGAATGCTTTGCTGAAAGAGGAAAGAGCCATTGTGTCGGAAATTGCAGGAACGACCCGCGATACCATCGAAGAAGTGATTCATCTGAAAGGAACGGCTTTCCGTTTTGTGGATACCGCCGGACTTCGGGAAACGACGGATGTTATTGAGAAAATTGGGGTGACGAAAGCGAAGGAGAAAATTGCCTCCGCGAAAGTGCTTTTGTATCTCTACGATGAGCAGGATTCTACGCCTGAAGAAGTGATTGCGTTTGTAAAGGAATTTCACCGCGAGGATTTAAAAATTGTATTGGTGCATAATAAAGTGGATTTGACGAACGACGAAATTCCAAACGAATTTGACTCGACCTTAAATCTGGAATTGTTTCCGGACTATTGTGATGAGTTATTAAGGATTTCCGCACGGGATCAAACCGGAATTGAAGCCGTAAAAACAGTCCTGATCGATTATGTAGAAAATTTAAAAGACCAGGAAAGCAATGTGATCATCACCAATCAAAGACATTACGACGCGTTGCGGAAATCTCTGCAGTCTGTCCTTCAGGTAGAGGATGCAGTAAGTTCCGGAATTCACACCGAACTCTTGGCGTATGAACTGAGAAACGCTTTGGAGCAGTTGGGCGAGATCTCCGGTGAGTTCACAAATGACGAAGTATTGGGGAATATTTTTTCAAAATTCTGTATCGGAAAGTAAATTGCTTTTCTTTTGGTTTCTTTTGTGTTTTTTTGTTTGATTTACAGTAGTTTATGTGAATTTTATTTTCTCTTGTTAGCGTTTATTTTATATATTTGTACATCCCTCACTAGAAGTTATTTACCACTCTCTCAAAATTCCTTATTTCAATAAATTTAAAGCAGCTTTAGGAAATGCTTTTGATGAAGGTTATCTTACAGTCAATTATGCTGCAAAAATAAAATCATTTGAGCAAGTTGAAATCCAGAGGGAATACTTGATATTTGAGGAATTACAATCTCTAGCAAAAGCAGAATGTAATATCCAGTGCTAAAAAAAGCATTTTTATTTTCTTGCTTATCGGGATTACGCAGGTCAGATATTAATACTTTGACTTGGTCAGAAGTTCCTGATGAAGGTGAGTTTTCTAAAGTCAATTTTAGGCAAGAGAAAACAGGTGGAGTTGAGTATTTGTATATCTCTGCACAAGCCATAGAACTTCTTGGAGAACGGCAGGATCCTCAGGATCTAGTTTTCAGAGGGTTGAAATATGGGATGACTTACAACACTGAAATTATTCGTTGGTGTAATCGCGCGGCAGTTCCTAAACATATTACTTTTCACTCCGCACGGTATACCAATGCAGTTTTGTTATTAGAAAACGGAGCAGATATTTACACTGTTTCTAAGAGGCTTGATCATCGAGAATTGAGAACAACTCAAATTTATGCAAAGATCGTGGATTCAAAAATGAAAGAGGCGGCTGAGGTTATTTCAGAATTATATATTGAAATGTAGATGATAATTTTTTTTGTGTTGCAATTCAAATCCTAATTTTTGACTCTTAAACTTTTCATTAAAGCGAATTTAAATTCAGAGTAATAGTTTTTAATCTTATTTGATAGTGTTTATATTGTAAATGATTGATTGCATTGCGTATATGGTTTTTGATGTTGACTTTTGTTTAAATTAATTAAACGAAACAAATGGAAAAGAATGAGGTTATTCTGCACAAACTTAACCGAAGTGAAAAGCATATTTTCGCTCTCAAAGCTATTCTTAATGTTAGGATTTTTAAAATCCTATATCTATAAACTCATACATGAGAATTTAATTCCCTTTTCAAAACCTAATAGAAAATTCTTTTTTTGATAGGAAGAAAATAGATGAGTTTCTGCGTCAGAATGCAAATAAATCGAAAGAAGAAATAAACAGAGAAGCCATAGAGTTTTCTCTGAAAAATAAAATTTAACCCACGGAGCCACATTTTCATTAATTTTATGAAGAAAACTTATTTCTTGGCAATCCAATTTCATGCTCTTGGGGATAAGGTTTTCTATGCGTCATACTCACGTCTTCATGTAGGTTTCTTGCGGTTTCTAAAGATTTTTCTTGGTCCATCGAATATCGTGGGTCAGGTATAAAAGGCATTTTTGCCATCTTATGAATCGTTATTGTCGGAAAATGAAAATCTACTTCTACCGTACCCAACAATAAATAACAGCCGCCACCTTGAAAAGGATATTGTTCCAGAACATTGGGAAAATGAGCCGTGTCAAAATATTCACCCTCGGCATCGATCCAGGTTCCGAAAAACATGGTTCCTCGTTTGGTGGGAACATGTTTTCTTGAAATCAGATAAGCCAGCATTTTCACTTGTCGCTTATGATATGTAATTAAATCTTTAGCCATGACTCTTCCTCTGTATCGGGTTTGTAAGAGGTCAAAAGGATTGAATGAAACGGGAAATCCTAAGGTCTCAATTTCATCAAATGCATCTTCAAATGGGTTTCTTTTTATTTTCGGAAGTTGATAGTTTTTCTGAGGTTCGTCCAGTAATGTTGGATGTTTGAAAACCACTTTATGCTTTCCTAAAATAAATCTGGCTTCGATCAATAATTCGTATTTTTGTTTTCCTGTGAATCTGAATGCGCCGACGAAAATCAGAACCTGTAAGGTTTCGATACCCATTGGAATCCTTTTTGTAAAATTCTCTAAAGAAGTATAATGGCCATTTTCCTTTCTTTCTTCAGGAATCAATTCCGCTAACTTTTTTTCTAATTTTTCTATGTGCATTAATCCTAAATAAACATCAGTTCCATAGACAGTGGTCCTGAATTCACTGAAGTTCACACACGGATTATGAATGGTTGCACCGGACATTTTCGCTTCGTGAACATACACTTCGGTTCGGTAAAATCCGCCACCATTATTAATGGCACACACCATAAATTCAATAGGGTAGTACACCTTCAAATACAAACTCTGATAACTTTCCACGGCATAAGAAGCAGAGTGGGCTTTACAAAATGAGTATCCGGCAAAAGATTCAATCTGTCTGTAAACCTCTTTTGATAATTGTTCGGGATGTCCGAGTTCTTTACAGGATTCAAAAAAATGATCTTTCACTTTTTGTAATGCCGATAAAGACCTGCCTTTACCGCTCATCGCTCTTCTCAAAACATCACCATCGGGAGCAGATAGACCGCCAAAATGCAGAGCTATTTTAATCACATCTTCCTGATAGACCATAATTCCATAGGTTTCCCCGAGTTCCTTTTTAAATATATCATGAATGTATTCGAACTTTCTGGGATTATTATGCCGGAAAATATATTCCTTCATCATTCCGCTCTGTGCAACACCAGGTCGTATAATAGAAGATGCAGCTACTAAAACTTTATAATTATCGCATTTTAATCTTCTTAATAATCCACGCATCGCAGGACTTTCAATATAAAAGCAGCCAATGGTTTTTCCGATGCTCAAAAATTCATTGCATTTTGTTTCATCTTTTGAAATGGTGGTGTCTTTAATATCAATGATAATTCCTCTCTTTTCTTTGATCAATTCTACGGTGTCTTTGATGGTTCCCAATCCTCTTTGGGATAGAATATCGAATTTTT includes these proteins:
- a CDS encoding DEAD/DEAH box helicase, whose product is MNLFTETNLSPEILKAIGEMGFISPTEIQKQTIPFISTDTRDLIALAQTGTGKTAAFTLPILDMIDDGSRKIQLLVLCPTRELCLQITKDIINYSKYMRNIKTTAVYGGSSISDQIRSLRDKPQIIVGTPGRVIDLINRKALDFSEIQWLVLDEADEMLSMGFKDDLATILNETPETKQTFLFSATMNREVERISKNYLTNPHRIVVGSLNEVKKNIKHEYYVVGYRNKKEALKRLIDANPNQYSILFCRTRMETQEVADFLMQNGYAADALHGDLSQAQRDTVMKKFRLKNIDILVATDVAARGLDVDSLTHVIHFSLPDDPEVFVHRSGRTGRAGKDGISIALIKPEESRKLKQIKQSTKIEIIEKKIPTGKKIIEAQVAGVFEKLFTEHENLVEFDNELIPDLSAFTKEELVHQLLQLQLRDMALYYKDKDDLVDQKFNSDDRGGDRGRDRGRDRDGRGRDRDRGDRRDSGNRFSNNRDGGSRDGGNRDSRDRDGGNRGESRDRKPRRNDGDMVRFFFNLGKRDNLKKIDMLEIINKSTEKSRKRPDIGNIEILEKFSFFEVEKSFKDEVLKGLETQKFKGKDMRAEESN
- a CDS encoding DUF47 domain-containing protein, yielding MGIGNIFKMFQPKDKVFFVLFEKVAEELVAMSKEFHESLLDFDINDDTMLQHMSDYEHRMDDLTHEIFVQLGENFITPFDREDISHLASGLDDIADFMYASAKYIYLYKAPLDPAYTEFTLLIYKSCLEVQLALKNLNDFKDPKAVKESCIKINSFENIADDVLSQAIVKLFETNDALLIIKVKSVLEYLETVTDKAEDVANTIDSILIKYA
- a CDS encoding inorganic phosphate transporter, with translation MDLPILLIIIIALALIFDYINGFHDAANSIATIVSTKVLTPFQAVLWAAVWNFAAFFLAAYVIGEFKIGNTIAKSVNTDFINLEVIFAGLVAAIAWNLLTWWFGIPSSSSHTLIGGFLGAALMHALVTDYHLIALAQPNLDVFDKLILSFKQLFTQDIVRYDKVIPIFLFIFLAPLIGSAISILITLFIVNVSKRSSPRKADNVFKKLQLVSSALFSLGHGTNDAQKVMGIIGAAVIFHHTHTLQDPVYLALDSTHQFNYFVEHYFWVPFTSFLMIALGTMSGGWKIVKTMGTRITKVTPLEGVAAETAGAITLFISEHFGIPVSTTHTITGAIIGVGVTKRVSAVRWGITVSLLWAWILTIPISAFVAGLTYLIVVFLK
- the mnmE gene encoding tRNA uridine-5-carboxymethylaminomethyl(34) synthesis GTPase MnmE; its protein translation is MNQDTICAIATANGVGALGIIRLSGGEAVKIAQKTFKGKNLEEVPSHTVHYGYIVDGNSQEAKGKNKDERTKIIEDRPETEDVEQFTIQNESSVTQYPTSSDTEEIIDEVMVSVFRAPKTFTMEDVVEISFHGSPHIAKKILEVLVKHGARLAKAGEFTMRAFMNGRIDLAQAESIADLIASENEASRKVALNQLKGGITSEISILRNDLLNFTSLIELELDFGEEDVEFADRTAMNKLLQNLRHKLGALIESFQYGNALKNGVEVAIIGKPNAGKSTLLNALLKEERAIVSEIAGTTRDTIEEVIHLKGTAFRFVDTAGLRETTDVIEKIGVTKAKEKIASAKVLLYLYDEQDSTPEEVIAFVKEFHREDLKIVLVHNKVDLTNDEIPNEFDSTLNLELFPDYCDELLRISARDQTGIEAVKTVLIDYVENLKDQESNVIITNQRHYDALRKSLQSVLQVEDAVSSGIHTELLAYELRNALEQLGEISGEFTNDEVLGNIFSKFCIGK
- a CDS encoding site-specific integrase translates to MLKKAFLFSCLSGLRRSDINTLTWSEVPDEGEFSKVNFRQEKTGGVEYLYISAQAIELLGERQDPQDLVFRGLKYGMTYNTEIIRWCNRAAVPKHITFHSARYTNAVLLLENGADIYTVSKRLDHRELRTTQIYAKIVDSKMKEAAEVISELYIEM
- a CDS encoding DNA polymerase III subunit alpha — encoded protein: MFLNCHSYHSLRYGTISVEDLVQQALDYRIKTLALTDINAVTGIYDFYKLCTVNNIKPIVGAEIRVENELYYLCLAKNQQGIGEINRLLTAYNCDGVLIPKANPEFENTFVIYPLQNIPERLLDHEFIGIRQDELNLLMQSELKNLVHKMVILHPVTFKTDEEYELHKILRAIDHNTLITKLSEGDYCKDTETFVNKKQLLEKYKYYPQIIENTKFVVNECCFDFDFSIPKNKKHFTGSKENDSKLLRQLAYEGLSKRYSADHSQAQARVEKELAVIEQLNFCAYFLITWDIIQYSNSMGFMHVGRGSGANSIVSYCIGITDICPLELDLYFERFLNLNRKTPPDFDVDWSWQNRDTILEYIFHKYGKDHVAFCGTNVEFKYKSIFREVGKAFGLPKEELDILTRKPMDQHDDNSVFRLVHQYGKLLEKYPNQRSMHSCGILISEEPITNYSALEMPPKGFPIVQFDMHTAEKIGLEKFDILSQRGLGTIKDTVELIKEKRGIIIDIKDTTISKDETKCNEFLSIGKTIGCFYIESPAMRGLLRRLKCDNYKVLVAASSIIRPGVAQSGMMKEYIFRHNNPRKFEYIHDIFKKELGETYGIMVYQEDVIKIALHFGGLSAPDGDVLRRAMSGKGRSLSALQKVKDHFFESCKELGHPEQLSKEVYRQIESFAGYSFCKAHSASYAVESYQSLYLKVYYPIEFMVCAINNGGGFYRTEVYVHEAKMSGATIHNPCVNFSEFRTTVYGTDVYLGLMHIEKLEKKLAELIPEERKENGHYTSLENFTKRIPMGIETLQVLIFVGAFRFTGKQKYELLIEARFILGKHKVVFKHPTLLDEPQKNYQLPKIKRNPFEDAFDEIETLGFPVSFNPFDLLQTRYRGRVMAKDLITYHKRQVKMLAYLISRKHVPTKRGTMFFGTWIDAEGEYFDTAHFPNVLEQYPFQGGGCYLLLGTVEVDFHFPTITIHKMAKMPFIPDPRYSMDQEKSLETARNLHEDVSMTHRKPYPQEHEIGLPRNKFSS